The Winogradskyella schleiferi genome contains the following window.
GAAACTAATTCAGAATAAAAAAATGCGCTCAATTATGAGCGCATAGGTTTAATTTAATTCGATATCAAATTGTGTTAGACTCTTAAATTGGTCTAATCGTTTATAAATTTCTTTATCTGTTAAGTTTTGCATGCGCTCAGTTCCAAACTTTTCAACGCAGAAGGATGCAAGTGTTGAACCATAGATGACGGCTGTTTTCATGCTTTCAAAAGAAAAATCGCCTGTTTTTGCCAAATAACCAGCAAAGCCACCAGCGAATGTATCACCAGCTCCAGTTGGATCAAAGACTTCTTCTAACGGAAGGGCAGGAGCGTAAAATACATTATCATCATGAAACAATAAAGCGCCATGTTCACCTTTTTTGATTACTACATATTTTGGTCCCATATCATGAATCTTTCTAGCTGCAACGACCAGTGAATATTCACCGGTTAATTGTCTAGCTTCTTCATCATTTATAGTGATAACGTCAATATGCTTAATTGTGTTGTGTAAATCTTCTAAGGCACAATCCATCCAAAAGTTCATAGTATCTAAAATGACCAATTTTGGTTTTTTAGACATTTGGTTTAACACACTCATTTGTGTACTTGGATGCAAATTACCTAACATGACCACTTCGGCATCTTTGTAGTTTTTGGGCACTACAGGTTCAAAATCAGCGAGTACATTTAGTTCCGTGGCCAAGGTATCGCGAGAATTCATATCGTTATGGTATTTCCCGCTCCAAAAAAACGTTTTTCCTTCCTTTACGATTTCGATACCAGAGACATCAATTTTTCTATCAGACATTAAGTCTAAATATTTTTGTGGAAAATCGCCTCCAACTACAGAAACAACTGCAGCATCTACATTAAAATTTGAAGCTGCTAAACCTATAAAGGTGCCAGCCCCTCCAAGGATTTTGTCTGTTTTCCCAAAAGGGGTTTCAATAGCATCAAAAGCTACCGTACCAACAATCACTAATTTACTCATCACCTAATTTTGTATTAAGTTGCAAAAGTACGTGAATTTTTTTATTTGAAAATTCTTAACTATCAAATTAAAAAAAATCACATATTAACAAAGAGGTTCTTTAAGTAAAAGAAAATTTCTTGCTTTTTTAAAGTGAAATTTTGTCCTTACAGAAAAAATTTACGTAAAATTAAATTCTTGTGAAATATTGAATTTTCTGAGGTACAAATAAAATTAAAGATGCCTTAAATAAGCGTCTGGATTATTCAAAAAAGACTTCATAACCATATAATGTTCTGTATCTTCTAAATTGGTTTTTTCCATGCTATGCGGTGTGATTTCATAAATTGTTGCATCAGGATAAGCCATCAACAGTGGTGAATGCGTGGAAATAATAAATTGTGAATTATGTATTTTTAAATGTTGGTTCAAAAACGAAATAAGGGTTAATTGCTTTGCAGGCGACAACGCTGCTTCAGGTTCATCCAATAGGTAAATGCCTCTGGAGTTGATCATTTCATTCATAATATGAAGATAAGCTTCGCCATGCGAAAACGCATCGAGTTCTTGTCCATAATTTTGGCGCATTCTCCGTAATTGATAATTGGCGCTATCTTTCATGTCTTTAATAATTTGGCTAGGGATGTCCTCTCCAATATCTCCCATTTGGTATTCAATTGTGGTACCAACACGATGCACGCTGTTGAGATAATCCCCAAAATCTTCAGCCCTAAAAAAGAAACCGACCGAACGTTCAATTTGCCAAGTTAATTCTAAATATGGCAATAAGGTTTTTGCGCCATCGAAACTGTTTTTAGAATAGCCAACACCATCCATGTGCGGCAATTGCAATCTGCAGGCAATAGCTTCTAAAAGGGTGGACTTACCAGAGCCATTTTCGCCCACCAGAAAACTGATTTTGTTAGAGAAATCTAGATGCTTAGCATGTTTAATGGCAGGAATATCGTACGGAAATGGATGCGTACGATCGGTATTGATATTTAGGGTTTTTAGGTATGGCAATTTTAGGTGTCTAATTTACGATAAATATACGTATATTTATCGTAAATATTCTGTTATGAAAACAAATAATAAACGAAAAGAAGTTGTATTGGATGAACAAACCATTACCATTCTTAAAGAAAAGGCGAAGCAACAAGGTAGAAATTTAAAAAATTACATGGAGTTTATACTTAAGGAAAATGCTTATGCTTTCGAACCTTCTGAAGACTATAAGTTGATGATGGATAGGATGATTGATGACCATGAGAAAGGCAAAACAAATTACACACCTTGGGAAGATGTGAAAAAAGAACTTTTAAAATAATGGGATTTGAAATTGAATTAAGTCATTTCTCAAAAATTGATTTAAAAGAAGCACGTGATTATTATTTTGTGATATCTCCAGTTGTATTAAAACGGTTTGATAATGAGTTATCTGAAACAATGGAAAGAATTGCCATAAACCCTCAACATTTTCAAAATCGTTATCGCAACATAAAAATTGTGTTTACTAAAGAATTCCCTTTTGGTATTCATTATTTGGTTGACGGAAACACAGTTTATATTCAAAGAATCCTACATCAAAAACGATATTATCAATAAAACACCATAAGTTTAATTTTAAAAATTTTAAAAAGTGTATGGAAATTCCAAATACTTAATAGTGCTATATTTTTTCAATAAGCGTCCCAAACTCAATAACCTAATACTCTTTTTATAAAATTACTTCCTCCCAAAATCAGCAGGTATTTCTCCCCAAGCCTTAGTTTCCCATTTTACAATTGTTGTGGAATAGTCATTAGTCTTTAACCATTGTACAGCACGATCTACCAAATCGTAAACAGGTTTGTTTTTAGCATTACGTTCTAGCTTAGAATTACATGTTTTTTTCCGCACCCAACTCATAGCGGTTCTAGAATCTGTGTACATAATACGGTCGCTATTGTGATTTTTTAAAAAAGCTAGGCCGTGAACCAAAGCTAAAAATTCGCCTATATTATTGGTGCCTTGTTCAAAGGGTCCTTGAATGAAAAGTTGCTTTTTAGTTTTGGTATCCACACCTCTGTATTCCATGATACCAGGATTGCCACTCGAAGCTGCATCAACAGAAATAGAGTTGAAGTTGGGTTGTCCTATTTTTTTAAGTTCTGCTTCGGAAAGTCCGCTGGTAAATGATTTGTTTTTTCCAGCGTAGTCAAAATAATTTCCTTTTAGTGCTTTTTTTGCGGTTTCAAAAGTTGAAAACGATTTATACTGTGCACCATCAAAACCTTTGATTTGGGCTTTGCAGTCGTCCCACTTTTCAAAAACTCCTGTTTTATGGCCTTTCCATACGGTGTAATATTTTTTTTTCTTTTTTTTTGACACGTGTTTCACGGATTTTTACTGTTTACTAAAACTCCTTAACCAATCTCTTACATAAATATCATTGTAATAATACCATTGTGTTGAAATGGCATAAGAAAAACCGTTTTTATCAATTTTATATTTCCAAGTCCACCTATTGTTATTAGTATGGATAATAGCTTCTTTTCTTTTAATACTGTCCCAATGCTTAGGAACCTTAATTAAAATCGGAAAATTATTATTAAATGTTTTTTTACTGAAATCTTTATCGCAATATTTATCCAATTCTTCAGAAGTCAAGTTTTCTAGGATATTATGTATTTTCTGTTGTATTTCTTTATTGGAAAACAGTCTGTCTTTCTTATTGGAATTTGGATTTTGAGATTTCAAAACATCCTCAACAACTTTAGGAAAATGCTCCATCTCCAACAAATGAATCTTTCCAGCGACATCTTCTGCCGAATCCGTAGCTAAAACCTCACATTTTGCTTGAAATATAATAGCTCCTTCATCATAATTCTCATTGACATAATGAATGGTTATGCCTGTTTCGGACTCTTTATTTTTAACTACAGCTTCGTGCACATGCATGCCGTACATCCCTTTTCCGCCATATTTTGGCAATAGTGCAGGATGGATATTAATCACTTTATTTTCAAATTCTTTCAAAATGAATTCAGGAAATTTCCAGAGAAAACCCGCTAATACAATGAGGTCTGGTTGTGATGCTTTTAAAATATTCAACACATCTTCAGACTTAGAAAAGGCGATTCTATTAAAAGATAATGCGCTAACATTCAATTTTTTACAACGCTCTAAAACTTTGGCATGAGGATTGTTAGTTAGTACCTGAATAACAGTCGCATTATCGCTGTTGTGAAAAAACTTTATTAAATTTTCAGCATTACTCCCACTTCCGGACGCAAAAATTACCACTCGTTTCATTTTACAGCTATATAGGTTTCTATTTATTCAAACAAAAAAAAGAATAATAATTAACAATTAGTGCAAAACCAAAATACTTTATCTTTATTTTTACTAAATTACAAACACATTTTAACGGTAAAGATGAATATTCAAATAAAGTTTTTTATTTTTGCCATCTAATTAAAACTTAAAATTAAAAAATTATGTCAGACATTGCATCACGAGTAAAAGCGATTATCGTAGATAAATTAGGTGTTGATGAAAACGAAGTTGTAACTGAAGCTAGCTTCACTAACGATTTAGGAGCGGATTCATTAGATACTGTAGAATTAATAATGGAATTTGAAAAAGAATTCGATATTCAAATCCCAGACGATCAAGCTGAGAACATTGCAACAGTTGGTCAGGCTGTTTCTTATATAGAAGAAGCAAAATAATAACTCTATTTTTATGGAATTAAAGCGAGTCGTAGTAACGGGTTTAGGTGCACTTACGCCAATAGGTAATACCAAAGATGAATATTGGGATGCTCTTGTTAGTGGAAAAAGTGGTGCTGCAACTGTCACACATTTTGATCCGGAAAAGTTCAAAACACAATTCGCTTGCGAAGTAAAAAACTTTGAAGTTACTGACTTTATTGATAGGAAATTAGCGAAGCGAATGGATAAGTTTTCGCAGTATGCAATGGTCGCTTCTGATGAAGCTATTGTAGACTCAAAACTAGATCTTGATGCCTTAAACAAATTGAGGGTCGGAGTGATTTGGGGAGCTGGTATTGGTGGTTTAGAAACGTTTCAAGAAGAAGTGTTAAACTATGCTGCTGGTGACGGAACACCTCGTTTTAATCCGTTCTTCATTCCAAAAATGATTGCTGATATAGCACCTGGAAACATATCTATTAAATATGGTTTTATGGGTCCTAACTATACCACAGTATCTGCATGTGCTTCCTCTGCAAATTCAATGATCGATGCCTTAAACACTATACGTTTAGGTCATTGCGACGTGATTATTACAGGTGGAAGTGAAGCTGCAGTAACTATTGCTGGTATGGGTGGATTCAATGCTATGCATGCGATGAGTACTCGTAACGATGATCCAAAAACAGCCTCTAGACCATTTGATGCTAACCGTGACGGTTTTGTGTTAGGTGAAGGTGCTGGCGCGATTGTTTTGGAGGAGTATGAACACGCTAAAGCAAGAGGTGCTAAAATCTACGCAGAAGTCGTAGGTGGAGGTTTATCTTCGGACGCGTATCATATGACAGCGCCACATCCTGATGGGATAGGTGTTGTTGCAGTGATGAAAAACTGTTTGGAAAATGCTGGTTTAAATCCGGAAGATGTAGATCATATTAATACACACGGTACATCGACACCTTTAGGTGATGTTGCCGAGTTAAAAGCTATATCTGAAGTATTTGGCAAACACGCTAAAAACATAAATATTAATTCCACTAAATCTATGACTGGTCACTTGTTGGGTGCTGCTGGAGCTATTGAGGCAATTGCTTCAATATTGGCGATGGAGCATGGTATAGTACCACCAACAATAAACCATGAAACGGCTGACGAAAACATAGATCCAGAATTAAATTTAACGCTCAATAAAGCTCAGAAACGAGATATTAAAGTCGCAATGAGTAATACCTTTGGATTTGGCGGTCACAACGCTTGTGTATTATTTAAAAAACTAGATTAAATCCCGAATGAGCTTCATTCGTAACATATTAAATTCCCGCTCTCATGAGAACGGGGATTTTTTTTTGCAACTCAAAAAAATTCTGGGGTTTAAGCCCAAAACAATATCAATTTACATTAAGGCCTTTACACATCGTTCCATGAATATAAAGGACGATAAAGGCAATGTTATTAACTACGAGCGCCTAGAATTTGTTGGTGACGCCATTCTTGGTTCTGTAATTGCTGCCTACTTATTTGAAAAAGTGCCACATGGTGATGAAGGTTATCTTACAAAAATGCGTTCTAAAGTGGTCAGTAGGGAACATCTTAATAAGTTAGGTAAAGAACTGGGTCTTATTGATTTTGTAGAAAGTAAAATTCCGAAGTCAAATTTTGGAGACAATATTCATGGCAATCTTTTTGAAGCTTTAGTTGGTGCTATTTATTTAGATAAAGGTTACAGTTTCTGCGAAAAATTCGTCTATAAACGTGTTATAAATCCGCATGTGGATATTGAAGCTTTAGAAGGAAAAGTAATTAGTTACAAGAGTTTACTGATAGAGTGGTGCCAAAAGGAGAAAAATACATTTGATTATCAAGTCTATGAAGATACTGGTAATGACGAGCTAAAACATTTCTCTGTAAAGTTGTCCATTAATGACAAAGTGGTTTCAAAAGCAAGAGCGACTTCAAAGAAAAAGGCCGAAGAAAAAGCGTCAAAACGTGCTTTTTTTGCCTTTCAAAATGAAATAACAAGACTACATTAACATAAGATCAATTCAAATTATAGAATTTCCTCTACTATAACGTTTTCGTAAATATTTGCACTCAATCTTAACCTATTCTTAATAAAATTGCCCTTTTATTGTACTATATTTACGAATTATACAAGTTAGATTTTCAAATTTTCATGCAACGTTTAAAATTTAATTGGTTTTAAGGTTATAATCGTATGGCTTTACACAAACTTCAGGTTGATGATTTTTATGATGATTCCTTTAAGCTAATTGCGATACATTGTAGATTAGAAGATTATCGATTGGCCTATTTGCTAAACAAACATTTAGGGCTTAAGTTAGAACGTAATGATAAGGACATAGACTTAAAATATTTAGAGTCATCTTACAGTATTTTTGAATGGGATAATGAGACCGAATACGTGGTTTGGAATTTAATTTCCAACATGTGCAAGAAAGAAGAGGATGGTTTATCCAGTACAGGAACTTTATTTAACGAGAGTGAGAAAGTACTGAAAACATTCAATTTAATATCTGAATTCAAAAAAGTGGATTATTTCATTAAGATTTCAGACGAAATACAGAATGTAAATGAAAAACTTATCGTAAATAAATTACAAGCCATTCCACAAATAATTACAAGTTATACGGTAGATCCGTTAAAAATAAAGTCGAAAGACCATTTAATTTTTTGAATTGATGTCAAACAAGAAAACAAAAATAGTAGCGACCTTAGGTCCTGCAACAAGCACAAAAGAAGTATTGAAAGCGATGCTAGATGAAGGTGCAAATGTATTTAGAATTAACTTCTCACATGCCGATTATGCAGCCGTTGAAGAGCGCATAAAAATGATAAGAGAACTCAATGAGGAGTTTGGCTATAATGCGTCTATTTTAGGTGATTTACAAGGACCAAAATTACGTGTCGGCACCATGAAAGGTGAAGTGATTGTGAATGAAGGCGACGAAATTATTTTCGCTACAGGAAAGCGTTTCGAGGGTACAAAAGAACGTGTTTACATGACTTACGACAAGTTTCCTCAAGATGCGCAGCCTGGAGAACGTATTTTATTAGATGACGGAAAATTGATTTTTGAAGTCGTTTCTACAGATAAAAAATCTGAAGTTAAAGCTAGAGTGATACAAGGTGGACCATTAAAATCCAAAAAGGGGGTAAACTTACCGAACACTAATATTTCTCAACCAGCATTAACTGAAAAGGATGTCGAAGATGCTATTTTTGCATGTAAACAAAAAGTAGATTGGATAGCCTTGTCTTTTGTGCGTCATGCAGAAGATTTAATGGAGCTTGAACAGTTAATAAGTGAACATAGCGACCATAAAATTCCTATTATTGCAAAGATTGAAAAGCCAGAAGCGGTTGAGAATATCGATAAAATTGTGGCGTACTGTGATGGTTTGATGGTAGCTCGTGGTGATTTGGGCGTTGAAATTCCTGCTGAGGAAGTGCCGTTGATTCAAAAGCAATTGGTGCTTAGAGCAAAACGAGCTAGAATTCCTGTAATTATCGCTACCCAAATGATGGAAACCATGATTACAAGTTTAACACCAACACGTGCTGAGGTAAACGATGTTGCCAATTCTGTAATGGATGGAGCAGATGCTGTAATGCTATCTGGTGAAACCTCTGTTGGGCAATATCCTGTTCAAGTGATTCGTCAAATGGCAAATATAATTCGTAGTGTTGAAGATTCGCCTTTGATTGAAGTGCCGCAATCGCCACCACACATTAGAACTAAGCGTTATATCACAAAGGCGATTTGTTACCATGCCGCCAATATGGCGAATGAGATAAATGCAAAGGCGATATCCACATTAACCAATAGTGGTTATACGGCCTTTCAGATTTCGGCTTGGAGACCCTCTGCACATATTTTAGTATTTACGTCAAATAAACGTATTTTGACCCAATTAAGTTTGCTTTGGGGAGTTACAGCATTCTATTATGACAGATTTGTAAGTACGGACGAAACCATTGAAGATGTAAATGCCATTGCATGTAAAAAAGGCTATTTAGAAGTTGGTGATATGTTGATTAGTTTAGCGGCAATGCCAATTCAAGAAAAAGGAATGGTCAATACGTTGCGGGTTACTGAGATAGAGAGTTGTAGTTTTTAGGAAGTATTTTTATCTTTTTTATGCGATTGAGTATAAAAAGTAATTAATCAGGTTTTTAAGAGGATAAGTGTAAATTTTATGTGATATCCAATTTTGCATACTTTCAAAACTCAAACTTTAACTGTACACTAACAGCTTCTTTTTCCTCGTTTTTAATTTTTTTAGAATCTGTATTCAAATTAGATAACGAAATTCCTAATAGTCTAACCGAATTATTCAGTATGTCTTGGTACAATAAATCTTTTGCAGTTTCAAGGATAATGGCTTTTTCACCTACAAAATAGGGTAGGGTTTTGCTTCGGGTTTGTAAGGTGAAGTCGCTATATTTTATTTTAAGGGTAATGGTTTTTCCAGATACTTTACTTTTAGTTAAACGTCTTGAGACTTCTTCTGCTATATGCTCTAGTTTTTCTAGCATAAAAATTTCTGAGGACAGATTTTCACTAAACGTACGTTCTGCAGCTAACGATTTACGAATGCGATTGGGTTTTACTTCACTGTTATGAATACCTCTTACGACATCATAATAATAGCGACCTGATTTTCCGAAATTTTCGTCAAGATATTCAAAACTTTTAGCCTTTAAATCTTTACCAGTAAAAATGCCTTTTTGATACATTTTTTCGGCAGTAACTTTACCTACTCCATAAAATTTACGAATGTCCAAATCTTCTAAAAATTGGAGAACATCTTCTGGATTAACCGTTTTTTGCCCATTGGGTTTGTTATAATCACTGGCTACTTTTGCAATAAACTTGTTAATGGAGATACCTGCGGAAGCCGTTAAGCCAACTTCATCGTAAATCCTGGCTCTTATCTTTTGTGCCAGAATAGTGGCACTAGGCAAGCCTATTTTGTTTTCCGTTACATCCAAATAAGCTTCGTCTAAGGATAATGGCTCAACCAAATCGGTATAATCGTGAAAAATTTTACGGACTTGGTTAGAAATCGTTTTATAACGATCAAAATCGGTTTTAACGAAAATAAGTTCAGGGCATAATTTTATAGCCAATCGCCCAGACATGGCGCTTTTAACTCCAAATTTTCGGGCTTCATAACTTGCTGCACTTATGACACCTCTTGTGCCTCCGCCGCCAACAGCTATGGCTTTACCTCTAAGTTCAGGATTATCCATTTGTGCTACAGACGCATAAAAGGCATCCATATCTACATGAATTATCTTTCTTATAGGAAAATCGTTAAGCATGGTGTAAATTTAGGCATTAAATGCCTTTTAATAATTTATTTTTAATGTATATGGCGATAGAAATTGAACGAAAATATTTAGTGAAATCAAAAGCTTTTAAAAAAGAGGCGTTTAAAAGTTATACTATAAAACAAGGGTTTTTAAATACCCATAAAGAACGAACCGTACGTGTAAGGTTGAAAGAAGATAGTAGTTATTTAACCATTAAAGGAAAATCTACAGTTAACGGATTATCCCGTTTTGAATGGGAGAAAGAGATTACTAAAAATGATGCAGAACATCTCTTAAAACTTTGCGAAGAAGGTATTATTGAAAAAACACGCTATGAAGTAAAGTACGGAAACCACACGTTTGAAGTTGATGAATTCTTTGGTGCTAATCAAGGTTTAATCATTGCAGAAATTGAATTAAATTCTGAAAGTGAACATTTTGAGAAACCGAAATGGTTGGGTAAGGAGGTTACAGGAGAGACTAGATACTATAATTCTCAGCTGAGTAAAAATCCTTTTAAGGATTGGTAAAAAATATCAAAGTTTTTCGAAAAAAAAAGCCTATCCTTTTTTCAAAGGATAGGCTTTTTATCTTTTATATGTAAATTACTCTTCGTACATATTTTGCTTATCTTCATTTACTATTATAAATTCTGAACGTCTGTTTTCAGCATGTTGTTCTTTAGTACAACCAGATGAACAATCAATTTTAGGCTCTGATTCGCCTTTACCTATTCCAGAAATACGAGATTCGTCAATACCTTGAGAAATCACATATTGCACCGTAGTTTTAGCTCTGCGGTCAGAAAGATTCATATTATAAGATTCAGAACCTCTTTCGTCCGTATGTGATGTAGCCTGAATAACAAGTTCTGGATATTTCTTCATGACTTGGACGAGTTTGTCTAATTCAAAAGCAGCTTGCGCTGTTATATTAGATTTATCGAATTCGAAGAAAATTGGAGCTAAGACAATTTTTTCATCTTCCATTATGTTTTCAATTGGATCTAAAGAAATTTGAACGTTATTTACCTCGTCGTCTGTACCTTCGACAGGAACTTTTTTACTGTCGAATCCGTCCATAACAACTTCTAGTTCAGAATCTTTATCACATTCTACGATAAATTCAGCAATACCTTCGTCATCGGTCATTTTTGAGGATACTTTATTGCCTTCTTCATCAAATAAAGAGACCGAAGCACCTGAAATCGGTTCCCGGTTCTTATCGTCTAGAACAG
Protein-coding sequences here:
- a CDS encoding PfkB family carbohydrate kinase — encoded protein: MSKLVIVGTVAFDAIETPFGKTDKILGGAGTFIGLAASNFNVDAAVVSVVGGDFPQKYLDLMSDRKIDVSGIEIVKEGKTFFWSGKYHNDMNSRDTLATELNVLADFEPVVPKNYKDAEVVMLGNLHPSTQMSVLNQMSKKPKLVILDTMNFWMDCALEDLHNTIKHIDVITINDEEARQLTGEYSLVVAARKIHDMGPKYVVIKKGEHGALLFHDDNVFYAPALPLEEVFDPTGAGDTFAGGFAGYLAKTGDFSFESMKTAVIYGSTLASFCVEKFGTERMQNLTDKEIYKRLDQFKSLTQFDIELN
- a CDS encoding AAA family ATPase produces the protein MPYLKTLNINTDRTHPFPYDIPAIKHAKHLDFSNKISFLVGENGSGKSTLLEAIACRLQLPHMDGVGYSKNSFDGAKTLLPYLELTWQIERSVGFFFRAEDFGDYLNSVHRVGTTIEYQMGDIGEDIPSQIIKDMKDSANYQLRRMRQNYGQELDAFSHGEAYLHIMNEMINSRGIYLLDEPEAALSPAKQLTLISFLNQHLKIHNSQFIISTHSPLLMAYPDATIYEITPHSMEKTNLEDTEHYMVMKSFLNNPDAYLRHL
- a CDS encoding type II toxin-antitoxin system RelE/ParE family toxin: MGFEIELSHFSKIDLKEARDYYFVISPVVLKRFDNELSETMERIAINPQHFQNRYRNIKIVFTKEFPFGIHYLVDGNTVYIQRILHQKRYYQ
- a CDS encoding ribonuclease H1 domain-containing protein; protein product: MSKKKKKKYYTVWKGHKTGVFEKWDDCKAQIKGFDGAQYKSFSTFETAKKALKGNYFDYAGKNKSFTSGLSEAELKKIGQPNFNSISVDAASSGNPGIMEYRGVDTKTKKQLFIQGPFEQGTNNIGEFLALVHGLAFLKNHNSDRIMYTDSRTAMSWVRKKTCNSKLERNAKNKPVYDLVDRAVQWLKTNDYSTTIVKWETKAWGEIPADFGRK
- a CDS encoding acyl carrier protein, which produces MSDIASRVKAIIVDKLGVDENEVVTEASFTNDLGADSLDTVELIMEFEKEFDIQIPDDQAENIATVGQAVSYIEEAK
- the fabF gene encoding beta-ketoacyl-ACP synthase II; amino-acid sequence: MELKRVVVTGLGALTPIGNTKDEYWDALVSGKSGAATVTHFDPEKFKTQFACEVKNFEVTDFIDRKLAKRMDKFSQYAMVASDEAIVDSKLDLDALNKLRVGVIWGAGIGGLETFQEEVLNYAAGDGTPRFNPFFIPKMIADIAPGNISIKYGFMGPNYTTVSACASSANSMIDALNTIRLGHCDVIITGGSEAAVTIAGMGGFNAMHAMSTRNDDPKTASRPFDANRDGFVLGEGAGAIVLEEYEHAKARGAKIYAEVVGGGLSSDAYHMTAPHPDGIGVVAVMKNCLENAGLNPEDVDHINTHGTSTPLGDVAELKAISEVFGKHAKNININSTKSMTGHLLGAAGAIEAIASILAMEHGIVPPTINHETADENIDPELNLTLNKAQKRDIKVAMSNTFGFGGHNACVLFKKLD
- the rnc gene encoding ribonuclease III; protein product: MSFIRNILNSRSHENGDFFLQLKKILGFKPKTISIYIKAFTHRSMNIKDDKGNVINYERLEFVGDAILGSVIAAYLFEKVPHGDEGYLTKMRSKVVSREHLNKLGKELGLIDFVESKIPKSNFGDNIHGNLFEALVGAIYLDKGYSFCEKFVYKRVINPHVDIEALEGKVISYKSLLIEWCQKEKNTFDYQVYEDTGNDELKHFSVKLSINDKVVSKARATSKKKAEEKASKRAFFAFQNEITRLH
- a CDS encoding IPExxxVDY family protein; its protein translation is MALHKLQVDDFYDDSFKLIAIHCRLEDYRLAYLLNKHLGLKLERNDKDIDLKYLESSYSIFEWDNETEYVVWNLISNMCKKEEDGLSSTGTLFNESEKVLKTFNLISEFKKVDYFIKISDEIQNVNEKLIVNKLQAIPQIITSYTVDPLKIKSKDHLIF
- the pyk gene encoding pyruvate kinase; translated protein: MMSNKKTKIVATLGPATSTKEVLKAMLDEGANVFRINFSHADYAAVEERIKMIRELNEEFGYNASILGDLQGPKLRVGTMKGEVIVNEGDEIIFATGKRFEGTKERVYMTYDKFPQDAQPGERILLDDGKLIFEVVSTDKKSEVKARVIQGGPLKSKKGVNLPNTNISQPALTEKDVEDAIFACKQKVDWIALSFVRHAEDLMELEQLISEHSDHKIPIIAKIEKPEAVENIDKIVAYCDGLMVARGDLGVEIPAEEVPLIQKQLVLRAKRARIPVIIATQMMETMITSLTPTRAEVNDVANSVMDGADAVMLSGETSVGQYPVQVIRQMANIIRSVEDSPLIEVPQSPPHIRTKRYITKAICYHAANMANEINAKAISTLTNSGYTAFQISAWRPSAHILVFTSNKRILTQLSLLWGVTAFYYDRFVSTDETIEDVNAIACKKGYLEVGDMLISLAAMPIQEKGMVNTLRVTEIESCSF
- the dinB gene encoding DNA polymerase IV, yielding MLNDFPIRKIIHVDMDAFYASVAQMDNPELRGKAIAVGGGGTRGVISAASYEARKFGVKSAMSGRLAIKLCPELIFVKTDFDRYKTISNQVRKIFHDYTDLVEPLSLDEAYLDVTENKIGLPSATILAQKIRARIYDEVGLTASAGISINKFIAKVASDYNKPNGQKTVNPEDVLQFLEDLDIRKFYGVGKVTAEKMYQKGIFTGKDLKAKSFEYLDENFGKSGRYYYDVVRGIHNSEVKPNRIRKSLAAERTFSENLSSEIFMLEKLEHIAEEVSRRLTKSKVSGKTITLKIKYSDFTLQTRSKTLPYFVGEKAIILETAKDLLYQDILNNSVRLLGISLSNLNTDSKKIKNEEKEAVSVQLKFEF
- a CDS encoding CYTH domain-containing protein, which codes for MPFNNLFLMYMAIEIERKYLVKSKAFKKEAFKSYTIKQGFLNTHKERTVRVRLKEDSSYLTIKGKSTVNGLSRFEWEKEITKNDAEHLLKLCEEGIIEKTRYEVKYGNHTFEVDEFFGANQGLIIAEIELNSESEHFEKPKWLGKEVTGETRYYNSQLSKNPFKDW